From the genome of Mya arenaria isolate MELC-2E11 chromosome 5, ASM2691426v1:
TGAGAATGTGTTGTTAATACTTTCAATACTTTTAAGTTTGTTATGAAAACCATAGCTGTTTACTTTAgtatcaaaattatgtatatttattatttttattcttatttttgaaatttgaaactgtcaaacaaaagggctaAGTAAAAAGGccgaaaaaagaaaaacagggTGCATGTCATACCCTATTATtcaggcctagctggagcactgattACTCATTCTGGAACGTATGGCATGAAACCAACCATTCTGCATATTTTCAACCATTTTACCCTTGGATTCCTTCCATCATTCATCATCCTTATATTGATTCATccccccatccccatgtattcCTTCTACCATGCATTTCCCCGGCCAGTATCCCATTATCGTGTATTTGTTTTGCCATatctttcattttgaaatgcaaCTCTATCTGATACCATTAGTTTAGTTTAGGCCAATTTGATCGTGGAGTTTTTTTTTGCTGAACTAAGCAAGATGCTTTCAAAATGTACATGCCTGAAACAAAGTTAAGCTGAAAAGCTAATGCttttcttcattattttatttaagttactGACATCACTTACATGTATAAAGTGTCAACATATTGGGTACTACATCAATTGTTGAGACAGCTTCAAGAaaatcttgatatttttttattttgatttcggattctttttatttcataccaTTTTGTTAACTTACCAAATTAAGCAGACAGGTTATAATTAAAGATATTAGTCAGACGCATTTTCTAAAAGACCCAGGCTTGGGGCAATGTGGTTATTTAGAAATCTGccaatttatttcatatcaactATGAAGCTGTATGAAAGCTCATATGAATTCCActtgagtctgtttcctggaAAAACACCTGGTACATCTGATACCTTTGATTGAAGTTTTCATGATAACGTCTATTCTGTCTTTAGATCGTTTAATCAATGGTGATTCCAAACTGGGATTGTTTTAATACCTCTTTCTTTACAatcattaatcatttaaaactatttcacCTGTTCTTATTTCAGATAGTTGAAGCCATGCCTCAGACACAGGTTGTAGGAGACTTCATGGACAAACTGGGGGCGTTTTATGAGGTCGTTGACGAAGAGTCGCCAATAGAACAGGCCCGCACCGCTAGATCCGCCAAATCCTTACCTCCAGACCACAACTATAACCTCCAGCCAATAGGTATATGTAGggataaaacaattatttagcACTGTTAAAAATCAATCTTTCAAAAGATGAAGTTCCTTCAAACCAATTGCATAATCTCCAAAGCGCTTGTTGGCTTGATGCTGTATTCTTAATAAATAGAAATTGTACAGTAGAACATTGGATTAATTACTAGTCATTTATTAGGCATTTACCTATAATCaaataaattcttaataaaTTGAACACAGTCAAAGACATTTCTCtcataattatttaatctttatttcaagCATCActttacatgttacatgtaaTAATTCCCATtgttatattcttttatttcacttattttcaatattcttgTCAAGTGTTAATTTTGATTATACTATCGATCATTGGCTTGTCCCATTATATAggatatattgtaatttttgcTTGGAGGAAATAAggcaataacaattaaatttgtttttaattactaGTCTTACCATTACCAAGGTGAAATACATCAACAAAAGATCAAGTGTCATTTGTGTATTAATAGGCTTCTAGTTCAATTTCACAAGTTTTTCAGTTTCATGTTATTTGAAGTTACTCAAACCACTAAGAATGGAAAAAGTCcagtaataaaaatgaaattgcagTGATTATGTCAAAATTGAGTCATGATGCCATGGTGGCTGTGACATTGAACTGATGTTGCTACAGCAGCTgatgattataatgataatgataatggtAATGCCATAATTTGTTTGTAGTTTAAagtcagtgtgtgtgtgttgttgtttttttgtgttactAACTGTAATTATCAAAGGTTTTACTTCTTACAGACCACCTACAGAATAGTGCATTAGCCGAGTTTGACACGAGAGATGACGACTTAAATGACCCAGGGGCGGGAGAGGGGGACAGTGGAGTGAGTCTAACCCAGAATGGACACAGCCCCACCCCTCCCAGAGACATCTCCAGCTCTGACAGTGAGGAGGAGTTCTGTGACACATCCACCGATCTCGAGGTAGATCTTGAAAACATTGACagattatcattataaaaatacttaCGCATATTATGATaggttttaaattttaaactattCTCCAGTTGTGAGATATATTTTGCATGAAAACTGCCTGcataatttgtttaactttGTTAATTTGACAAACTCAAGATTGAAACAATGTCTGCATCAAATTGAATTTTAAGGATCCAAGCTCCAAGATAACAGTTCTTGTCCCACTTAGAAAACAAGTGTGTATTCCATATATGCACAAGGGCCAGTATTCATCATACATCTTTGTTATTTTCCTAATCTAATGATCTGTCTGCCTATAAGAAATAATTGCATAGTTATTTCTAAACTACTATTGAGTATTATTTTGTATCCTTTTGCTGAGAACATGTTGTATCACCTGTTGTTGCAGTTTCCTTTGGAAAGACGAGAAGTTTTACATAATGGTCCAGTACCATCAACGATCTCTACTCATGTTAAAACCAGCCGCGTACGGTTTGCCGATGTCAATGACAACCACTCAAGCTCCAGTAATGGTCACTCTCACGAGAGTTTTACTGTACCACAAGGATTTCCCTACATTTCTCCAAGACCTGGAACTCAAGATGACAGTTTAATAGTGCAAACCAGTTCACCAGTGACATCTAGGTTTAAGGATTTAAATGGTGACCTTGAAGTGTCTCcaagtgaccttgacattgggAGAGAGGTTGTTATTGACCGCCTGAGCCCTGTTGGTCCAGGGGTGGCGCCACAGGGTCAGAGGGAGGAGAATGAACCCCCAAATGGCGGGAATGGGGACAAGGGTAAAGATAATGAGCGCAGCAAGTCAGGTCAAGGGGCCACACCAAAGAGATCAGGTAAATCTAACCATTTTACATCTGAAGATTCCTGATACGCAATTGATTTCAAAAAGAGATAATATGCTGAatagatattaaaacaaaatattaatatgaaaattatctttaatcatattttttaatcgtatttttttatttatatattatatacttcttattatattttattatacttattttgaagaaaatgctATGAAGATGGGCTATTGGtatcaaacatgtataaaacatttttaatagcatacaaattaagataaAACTGTTACGATAACATTATGAAACTcaccaattttgtaaacattaacTTAAAGACCCAAGATAACAGATTATTCTGATTAA
Proteins encoded in this window:
- the LOC128233435 gene encoding acyl-CoA-binding domain-containing protein 5-like isoform X2, which translates into the protein MAAASPKEKFDSAVKVIHSLPKDGPFQPSREMMLTFYGYYKQATEGPCKLPKPSFWDVVKKAKWDAWNKLGDMKREHAMDKYVEELKKIVEAMPQTQVVGDFMDKLGAFYEVVDEESPIEQARTARSAKSLPPDHNYNLQPIDHLQNSALAEFDTRDDDLNDPGAGEGDSGVSLTQNGHSPTPPRDISSSDSEEEFCDTSTDLEFPLERREVLHNGPVPSTISTHVKTSRVRFADVNDNHSSSSNGHSHESFTVPQGFPYISPRPGTQDDSLIVQTSSPVTSRFKDLNGDLEVSPSDLDIGREVVIDRLSPVGPGVAPQGQREENEPPNGGNGDKGKDNERSKSGQGATPKRSGSQGLPSAGGSGRRLLLAGGGGGGGDQTGGEGSGDPVGEQISLTLARLQQDMAQVLDRLNRLEAQSRQGQGPDKTNGSIFSWFRPSGNAGRMAFFFLVWPVIVHLLLTYIARRRRRR
- the LOC128233435 gene encoding acyl-CoA-binding domain-containing protein 5-like isoform X1, producing the protein MAAASPKEKFDSAVKVIHSLPKDGPFQPSREMMLTFYGYYKQATEGPCKLPKPSFWDVVKKAKWDAWNKLGDMKREHAMDKYVEELKKTLKSGANQWNEMESKGDPRIVEAMPQTQVVGDFMDKLGAFYEVVDEESPIEQARTARSAKSLPPDHNYNLQPIDHLQNSALAEFDTRDDDLNDPGAGEGDSGVSLTQNGHSPTPPRDISSSDSEEEFCDTSTDLEFPLERREVLHNGPVPSTISTHVKTSRVRFADVNDNHSSSSNGHSHESFTVPQGFPYISPRPGTQDDSLIVQTSSPVTSRFKDLNGDLEVSPSDLDIGREVVIDRLSPVGPGVAPQGQREENEPPNGGNGDKGKDNERSKSGQGATPKRSGSQGLPSAGGSGRRLLLAGGGGGGGDQTGGEGSGDPVGEQISLTLARLQQDMAQVLDRLNRLEAQSRQGQGPDKTNGSIFSWFRPSGNAGRMAFFFLVWPVIVHLLLTYIARRRRRR